A DNA window from Drosophila virilis strain 15010-1051.87 chromosome 4, Dvir_AGI_RSII-ME, whole genome shotgun sequence contains the following coding sequences:
- the Kdm5 gene encoding lysine-specific demethylase 5 — protein sequence MSAKAEADNLAASATGGGSGGGNSNSNGTVTPARRLRTRNSTGGSGSESAKKNTNNSTHNNNNNNNNNTNNNNNNNNNNNESAATGNDGSAATTGIMPTSAGGGGGAATGGGGGGAAATGATPSSVERPMPSVPMNHASSSVSASKKYHNSCPHPTPTVHKKSLHTKPHSSNKFDQGKNEEFHFDTPPECPVFRPTAEEFKNPLAYISKIRSIAEKCGIAKILPPEKWSPPFAVDVDKLRFVPRVQRLNELEAKTRVKLNFLDQIAKFWELQGSSLKIPMVERKALDLYTLHRIVQEEGGMEQTTKERKWAKVANRMQYPSSKSVGATLKAHYERILHPFEVYTSGKVLGPGAAPTAVNATPVKLEDVGTDYKAHEIPTRQQIAPPNENNTRRSKRFGNSNASCGLTTVKPGAAAVTIKTETKEDFKRDLLSSFNAVNAGGGGGGGGGGGAAGGGQSTGCGATTPAPNTRATQKKASTEPQQPLIDPLMKYICHICNRGDVEECMLLCDGCDDSYHTFCLLPPLSSIPKGEWLCPRCVVEEVSKPQEAFGFEQAEREYTLQQFGQMADQFKQEYFRKPVHLVPTEMVEREFWRIVSSIDEDVTVEYGADLHTMDHGSGFPTKSSHYLLPGDQEYAESSWNLNNLPLLEDSILGHINADISGMNAPWMYVGMCFAAFCWHNEDHWSYSINYLHWGEPKTWYGVPGSCAEQFEETMKRAAPELFSSQPDLLHQLVTIMNPNILMNNGVPVYRTDQHAGEFVITFPRAYHAGFNQGYNFAEAVNFAPADWLKMGRECVNHYSMLRRFCVFSHDELVCKMALEPAKLTFGIATACYIDMAEMVDTEKKLRKSLLEWGVTRAERRAFELVNDDERHCQECNTTCFLSAVACECNDKLIVCLRHYTVLCGCAPEKHTLIYRYTLDEMPLMLQKLKVKAHSFERWLSRCRDIVDAHTPTSVTLSELQELCKEAETKKFPSSLLIDRLNAAAIEAEKCVTVIQQLGINKVRTRSDHNQEAAQYKLTMEELELFVQEIDNLCCIIDEGASVRELLVLGRQFVERADSQLQLSLEALEENDLETLINEGSSLRIELQQLDQLQKRLKQCKWYKRSQGLRETSSKLTYKDVKNLLHTAAADLDPTDPYVDREMRKLQQIGAAIEAWESQAAKYFRRLNQQHELAEIEQFLKSASEINGQVPSHGVLKDALRKAREWLRAVEQLQQNNHVTYCHTLEAMIDRGLNIPIQLEELGRMQGHLSSAHQWKENTARAFLKKGTFYTLLEVLMPRADAINIDSDLKPRFQDDFLKDKNPAEIVASFKHAEEQELRDMRDLRRQNMTKNPLRDVFCLCKSEFRGLMHNCQLCRDWFHEDCVPPVPEAQPLMAQQNGNGNGNGGAINGGVGVASMPAQEKWLCPSCVRSKRPRLETILPLLVQLQQLPIRLPEDEALRCLAERAMNWQDRARKALSSPDVSAALDAILVQHQKRRTESTSCGAAVLGNISSPRKPRRTHNLSKQEANNAGRSESDNEDNGDDVDDDDDDDECRLRIVEDGYSNDEDEQLPRHAANNVQITSNNNSSSSSSNNNSTDLLKLLSESEIENLLELMMEGDLLEVSLDETQELWRILETMPPTTLQAEAKSRVAQHLQQHRQQQQQIQATTGTLVATTTSSIHSGAEDSNDSLLVQNSPSPGAGSGAAQAAAVRNKKRRSNDASSANVAVPRKKQNTPKQTPGKKSQAVRKSDSKASSSPGVDADAENKQANGGNTTATTPTTPAATTPAAGATPMPASGHKKRKRTTTTTTTTNTTNNNNNNNNNNSSSSSNNNNNGNGNAGNTPTTAGNNNPTTGGAGGGGGQKKHAQRTQQTAQEDDEEECRAENCHKPTGREVDWVQCDGGCNEWFHMYCVGLNRSQIKADDDYICIRCSKTVSVGVAGGSSSLTVTTTTTSSLTLSTGTPGKQRAAQSAR from the exons ATGTCCGCCAAAGCCGAGGCGGACAATCTAGCCGCCAGCGCAACTGGCGGCGGCTCTGGAGGCGGTAATAGCAACTCCAATGGCACCGTAACACCAGCGCGACGCCTGCGCACACGCAACTCAACcggtggcagtggcagcgagTCGGCCAAGAAGAACACCAACAACAGTAcccacaataataataacaacaataacaacaataccaacaacaacaacaacaataataataataataacgaaTCAGCTGCAACGGGCAACGATGgttcagcagcaacaacaggaaTCATGCCAACATCAGCTGGTGGAGGAGGTGGTGCAGCCACCggtggtggcggtggtggtgctgctgcaactggagCGACTCCCAGCTCCGTGGAACGCCCCATGCCCAGCGTGCCGATGAATCATGCCAGCAGCAGTGTTTCGGCCAGCAAAAAATATCACAATAGCTGTCCGCATCCAACGCCCACAGTGCACAAGAAGTCGCTGCACACCAAGCCGCATAGCAGCAATAAATTTGATCAGGGCAAGAACGAGGAATTCCATTTTGATACGCCGCCCGAGTGTCCTGTTTTCCGGCCGACAGCGGAGGAGTTTAAAAATCCATTGGCATACATTAGCAAAATACGCTCCATAGCTGAGAAATGTGGCATTGCCAAGATATTACCGCCGGAGAAATGGTCACCGCCATTTGCTGTCGATGTGGATAAGTTACGTTTTGTGCCACGCGTCCAGCGTCTCAATGAATTGGAGGCCAAGACGCGtgtcaaattgaattttttggATCAAATCGCCAAATTTTGGGAGCTGCAAGGCTCCTCCCTGAAAATCCCCATGGTGGAGCGCAAAGCTCTAGATCTATATACTCTGCATCGCATTGTGCAGGAGGAGGGTGGCATGGAGCAGACCACCAAGGAGCGCAAATGGGCCAAAGTGGCCAATCGCATGCAGTATCCATCCAGCAAGAGTGTTGGTGCCACACTCAAAGCCCACTACGAGCGAATACTTCATCCCTTTGAGGTCTACACCTCTGGTAAGGTATTGGGACCTGGCGCGGCACCTACTGCCGTGAACGCAACGCCCGTCAAGCTCGAGGATGTTGGCACCGATTACAAGGCCCATGAAATACCCACACGTCAGCAAATCGCGCcgccaaatgaaaataatacgCGTCGCTCGAAGCGCTTTGGCAATTCAAATGCCAGCTGCGGCCTAACCACGGTCAAGCCAGGCGCTGCTGCAGTCACCATCAAAACGGAAACCAAGGAAGATTTTAAACGCGATCTTTTGAGCAGCTTCAATGCAGTCaatgctggtggtggtggtggtggtggtggtggtggtggtgccgCTGGCGGCGGTCAATCAACCGGCTGTGGGGCAACAACACCTGCACCCAATACACGTGCCACCCAAAAGAAAGCCAGCACCGAGCCACAGCAACCGCTTATCGATCCGCTAATGAAGTACATCTGTCACATTTGCAATCGCGGCGATGTCGAGGAGTGCATGCTGCTCTGTGACGGTTGCGACGATAGCTATCATACCTTCTGCTTGTTGCCACCACTGAGCAGCATACCAAAAG GTGAATGGCTGTGCCCACGTTGCGTTGTGGAGGAGGTGAGCAAGCCGCAGGAAGCTTTTGGTTTCGAGCAGGCCGAGCGTGAGTACACATTGCAGCAGTTCGGTCAGATGGCCGATCAGTTCAAGCAGGAATATTTTCGCAAACCTGTGCACTTGGTGCCAACGGAGATGGTGGAGCGCGAATTCTGGCGTATTGTCTCCTCGATTGATGAGGATGTTACAGTGGAATATGGCGCTGATTTGCATACTATGGATCATGGCTCTGGTTTTCCCACAAAGAGCTCACATTATTTGCTGCCCGGTGATCAGGAGTATGCCGAATCCAGTTGGAATTTAAATAATCTACCGCTACTGGAGGACTCAATACTGGGGCATATTAATGCCGATATTAGCGGCATGAATGCGCCTTGGATGTATGTGGGCATGTGCTTTGCTGCCTTTTGCTGGCACAACGAGGATCACTGGAGCTATTCGATTAACTATTTGCATTGGGGCGAGCCAAAGACTTGGTACGGTGTGCCCGGCTCCTGTGCCGAACAGTTCGAGGAGACCATGAAACGCGCCGCGCCCGAGCTATTCTCCTCGCAGCCGGATCTGCTGCATCAACTGGTCACGATTATGAATCCCAATATATTGATGAACAATGGTGTACCCGTATATCGTACCGATCAGCATGCCGGCGAATTTGTCATTACCTTTCCGCGCGCCTATCATGCCGGCTTTAATCAGGGCTACAATTTCGCCGAGGCCGTCAATTTTGCGCCAGCAGATTGGCTTAAAATGGGACGCGAATGCGTCAATCATTATTCAATGCTGCGTCGCTTCTGTGTGTTCTCGCACGATGAGCTAGTCTGCAAGATGGCCTTGGAGCCGGCCAAGCTGACTTTTGGCATTGCGACCGCTTGCTATATAGACATGGCCGAGATGGTTGACACGGAGAAGAAACTGCGCAAATCTCTGTTGGAATGGGGCGTCACACGCGCCGAACGACGCGCCTTCGAATTGGTCAACGATGATGAGCGCCATTGCCAGGAGTGCAACACCACCTGCTTTCTATCGGCCGTTGCCTGTGAGTGCAACGATAAGCTGATTGTCTGCCTGCGCCACTACACGGTACTCTGCGGCTGTGCGCCAGAGAAGCATACGCTCATCTATCGCTATACGCTGGACGAGATGCCGCTGATGCTGCAAAAGTTAAAGGTTAAGGCGCACAGCTTTGAGCGTTGGCTATCCCGTTGTCGCGACATTGTCGATGCACATACGCCCACATCGGTGACGCTGTCCGAGCTGCAGGAGCTCTGCAAGGAGGCCGAGACCAAAAAGTTTCCCTCATCCCTGCTCATCGATCGGCTCAATGCAGCCGCCATTGAGGCGGAGAAGTGTGTCACGGTTATACAACAGCTGGGCATTAATAAG GTGCGCACCCGCTCCGATCACAATCAGGAAGCAGCACAATATAAGCTGACCATGGAGGAGCTGGAGCTGTTTGTGCAGGAAATCGATAATCTGTGCTGCATCATAGATGAGGGTGCCTCGGTGCGTGAGCTGCTTGTGCTGGGACGACAGTTTGTGGAACGCGCCGATTCGCAGCTGCAGCTATCGCTTGAGGCGCTCGAGGAGAACGATTTGGAGACGCTCATCAATGAGGGCAGCTCGTTGCGCATTGAGCTCCAGCAGCTGGATCAGTTGCAGAAGCGTCTCAAACAATGCAAATGGTACAAACGCTCCCAGGGCTTGCGCGAGACCAGCTCGAAGCTGACCTATAAGGATGTAAAGAACCTGTTGCATACGGCAGCCGCTGATCTGGATCCGACCGATCCGTATGTGGATCGTGAGATGCGTAAACTGCAGCAAATTGGCGCCGCTATCGAGGCATGGGAATCACAGGCAGCTAAATATTTTCGACGACTCAATCAGCAGCATGAGCTGGCCGAGATTGAGCAGTTTCTTAAGTCCGCCAGCGAAATCAATGGGCAGGTGCCGTCGCATGGCGTCTTAAAGGATGCACTGCGCAAGGCACGGGAATGGCTGCGTGCTGTGGAACAATTGCAGCAAAATAATCACGTCACCTACTGTCACACGCTGGAGGCGATGATCGATCGTGGTCTCAATATACCCATCCAGCTGGAGGAGCTCGGTCGCATGCAGGGCCATCTGAGTAGTGCACATCAGTGGAAGGAGAATACGGCGCGTGCGTTCTTAAAGAAGGGCACATTCTATACGCTGCTGGAGGTGCTGATGCCGCGTGCAGATGCCATCAATATTGACTCGGATCTCAAGCCGCGTTTCCAAGATGATTTCCTAAAGGACAAGAATCCCGCCGAAATAGTGGCCAGCTTCAAGCATGCCGAGGAGCAGGAATTGCGCGATATGCGCGATCTAAGGCGCCAGAATATGACCAAGAATCCCTTGCGCGACGTCTTCTGTCTATGCAAGTCCGAATTTCGGGGCCTCATGCACAATTGCCAGCTGTGCCGCGATTGGTTTCACGAGGATTGCGTGCCACCGGTGCCGGAAGCCCAGCCACTGATGGCccaacaaaatggcaatggcaatggcaatggagGTGCAATTAATGGTGGAGTTGGAGTTGCATCAATGCCGGCACAAGAAAAGTGGCTGTGTCCGAGCTGTGTGCGTTCGAAGCGTCCACGTTTGGAGACCATTCTGCCGCTGCTcgtgcagctgcaacagctgcccaTACGTCTACCTGAGGATGAGGCGTTGCGCTGTTTGGCGGAGCGTGCCATGAACTGGCAGGATCGTGCACGCAAAGCGCTCAGCAGTCCCGACGTCAGCGCCGCTCTAGATGCCATTTTGGTTCAACATCAGAAGCGTCGCACGGAGAGCACCAGCTGCGGCGCCGCCGTGCTGGGCAACATAAGCAGTCCAAGGAAGCCGCGACGTACGCACAATCTGTCCAAGCAGGAAGCCAACAATGCGGGGCGTTCCGAGTCAGATAACGAGGATAATGGGGATGATGtggatgacgatgacgatgacgatgaatGCCGGCTGCGCATTGTGGAGGATGGGTATAGCAATGATGAGGACGAGCAGCTGCCGCGACACGCGGCCAACAATGTGCAAatcaccagcaacaacaacagcagcagcagcagcagcaacaacaacagcactgATCTCTTAAAATTGCTCTCCGAAAGCGAAATTGAGAATCTGCTCGAGCTAATGATGGAGGGCGATTTGTTAGAGGTGTCGCTGGATGAGACGCAAGAGCTGTGGCGCATACTGGAAACGATGCCGCCGACAACGCTGCAAGCGGAGGCAAAATCGCGTGTCGCCCAACATTTGCAACAGCaccgtcagcagcagcagcaaatccaGGCGACAACAGGCACACTGGTGGCAACAACCACATCTAGCATCCATAGCGGCGCTGAGGATTCCAATGATAGCCTGCTTGTGCAGAATAGTCCGAGTCCCGGCGCTGGCAGCGGCGCGGCGCAGGCGGCGGCAGTGCGCAATAAAAAACGTCGCTCCAATGATGCCAGCAGCGCCAATGTGGCTGTGCCGCGCAAGAAACAGAATACGCCCAAACAGACGCCGGGCAAAAAGTCGCAAGCGGTGCGCAAAAGTGACAGCAAGGCGAGCAGCTCGCCCGGCGTCGATGCGGATGCCGAGAACAAGCAGGCGAACGGTGGGAatacaacggcaacaacaccAACGACACCGGCCGCAACGACACCAGCAGCTGGCGCCACGCCCATGCCGGCATCTGGCCACAAGAAGCGCAAGCGCACAACcactacgacaacaacaacaaacacaacaaacaataataataacaacaacaacaataacagcagcagcagcagcaacaacaacaacaatggcaacggcaatgcCGGCAACACGCCCACCACAGCGGGCAATAACAATCCAACAACAGGTGGCgctggtggcggcggcggacAGAAAAAGCATGCGCAACGCACACAGCAAACGGCACAGGAGGATGACGAAGAGGAATGCCGTGCCGAGAATTGCCATAAGCCAACCGGACGTGAGGTGGATTGGGTGCAATGCGATGGCGGCTGCAACGAATGGTTTCACATGTACTGTGTGGGCCTGAATCGTAGTCAAATTAAGGCCGACGATGATTACATATGTATTCGCTGTTCGAAAACTGTCAGCGTCGGCGTcgccggcggcagcagcagtttAACGGTGACCACAACGACAACCAGCAGCCTGACGCTGAGCACAGGAACGCCAGGGAAGCAGCGAGCAGCGCAGTCGGCGCGGTAG